Proteins from a single region of Haloarchaeobius litoreus:
- a CDS encoding DUF2267 domain-containing protein, translating to MNFDEFTGEVQHRLELPGTGETVRAIRATLMTLGQRIPADNAEDLAASLPLEIKWYPTGAVQEHGQRFDWSEFVGRVAEIEGIKRQEAAYHAQVIVDLMASEIPASDLQQLRDMLPQAEDDENWGKLFGVVDAGGWQESTE from the coding sequence ATGAACTTCGACGAGTTCACGGGTGAGGTACAGCACCGCCTCGAACTGCCGGGAACTGGCGAGACAGTCCGTGCCATCCGGGCGACGCTCATGACGCTGGGCCAGCGCATCCCGGCGGACAACGCGGAGGACCTCGCGGCGTCGCTCCCGCTGGAGATCAAGTGGTACCCGACCGGCGCGGTACAGGAGCACGGCCAGCGGTTCGACTGGTCCGAGTTCGTCGGACGCGTCGCCGAGATAGAGGGGATCAAGCGTCAGGAGGCAGCGTATCACGCGCAGGTCATCGTGGACCTGATGGCCTCTGAGATCCCAGCGTCGGACCTCCAGCAGCTCAGGGACATGCTCCCGCAGGCCGAGGACGACGAGAACTGGGGGAAGCTGTTCGGGGTGGTCGACGCGGGTGGCTGGCAGGAGTCGACGGAGTAG
- the ilvA gene encoding threonine ammonia-lyase, with product MQVTVADIEDARERLDDESVVRETPIETNRSLAAEVDAEVRLKMEHLQRTGSFKTRGAYNKLTQVVASGSDATRALAASAGNHAQGVALAATKVGLDATIVMPKGAPQAKIEATESYGAEVVLHGEDFQAAMRHAKTIVEDDCVFVHAYDDPDIVAGQGTLGLEIVEQVPDVDTVVVPIGGGGLIGGIATAVKARAPDTRVVGVQAESAATVPESLDKGFPVTIDSMQTIADGIATGGISELTYGLIEAHVDEVVTVTDTQIAESVLFMLERTKQMVEGAGATSVAAVRSDALDVSDEVVVPLLCGGNLSMTDLQTVLTHGLTHRNQLVHLQVHIVDRPGEMSRVSELIADCGANIHDVTHERSAKELDVGDAYLQFHVQTSGTGQTERILASLRDAGYDVELLN from the coding sequence ATGCAGGTCACGGTAGCCGACATCGAGGACGCCCGCGAACGCCTCGACGACGAGTCCGTCGTCCGCGAGACGCCCATCGAGACGAACCGGTCGCTCGCCGCCGAGGTGGACGCGGAAGTCCGCCTGAAGATGGAGCATCTCCAGCGCACCGGCTCGTTCAAGACACGGGGTGCGTACAACAAGCTCACGCAGGTCGTCGCCTCGGGAAGCGACGCGACCCGCGCACTCGCCGCCAGCGCGGGCAACCACGCCCAGGGCGTCGCGCTCGCCGCGACGAAGGTCGGTCTCGACGCGACCATCGTGATGCCGAAGGGCGCGCCGCAGGCGAAGATCGAGGCGACCGAGAGCTACGGTGCAGAGGTCGTCCTCCACGGCGAGGACTTCCAGGCGGCGATGCGGCACGCGAAGACCATAGTCGAAGACGACTGCGTGTTCGTCCACGCGTACGACGACCCCGACATCGTCGCCGGTCAGGGGACGCTCGGGCTGGAGATCGTCGAACAGGTGCCCGACGTGGACACCGTCGTCGTCCCCATCGGCGGCGGTGGGCTCATCGGCGGCATCGCGACCGCCGTCAAGGCACGGGCTCCCGATACGCGGGTCGTCGGCGTCCAGGCCGAGTCCGCCGCGACCGTCCCCGAGAGCCTCGACAAGGGGTTCCCGGTGACCATCGACTCCATGCAGACCATCGCCGACGGCATCGCGACCGGCGGCATCTCCGAGCTGACCTACGGGCTGATCGAAGCACACGTCGACGAGGTCGTCACCGTCACAGACACCCAGATCGCAGAGAGCGTGCTGTTCATGCTCGAACGGACGAAGCAGATGGTCGAAGGTGCCGGGGCGACCTCGGTCGCGGCCGTCCGAAGCGACGCTCTCGACGTGAGCGACGAGGTCGTCGTCCCCCTGCTCTGTGGCGGCAACCTCAGCATGACCGACCTCCAAACCGTGCTGACCCACGGGCTCACCCACCGGAACCAGCTCGTTCACCTCCAGGTGCACATCGTCGACCGACCCGGGGAGATGAGCCGCGTCTCCGAGCTCATCGCCGACTGCGGGGCGAACATCCACGATGTGACCCACGAGCGCTCCGCGAAGGAGCTCGACGTCGGCGACGCCTACCTCCAGTTCCACGTCCAGACCAGCGGGACCGGGCAGACCGAGCGCATCCTCGCGTCGCTGCGCGACGCCGGATACGACGTGGAGTTGCTGAACTGA
- a CDS encoding ParA family protein, whose translation MLAYSTYSEAGGVGKTTTAANLAVAHARAGLKPLVVPLDPQDGDLSRLFGVDDQRTEPVDNVVRHMIRRPKGDFDDLVRTVEGVDIVPEHNMLSDLAEYLQREKDQAEAMGEAFGMHAQLLRVLREAGVPEKYDVLICDPPATEGPHLYNAIHATRSLVIPVEPSAKGRAAVEGLESLVAGLEEQLEVDVGVLGAVPIGFKNTRDQRTILDEIQYPIPEIIGERASLMEGCWMQQCSAYRYVREYRDRHRDYEVETLAQFDRIARHLEGEVGIEAPNPPEPGDLEHEVLAP comes from the coding sequence ATGTTAGCGTACTCGACGTACAGCGAAGCCGGCGGCGTCGGGAAGACGACGACCGCCGCCAACCTGGCCGTGGCGCACGCACGCGCTGGACTGAAGCCACTCGTCGTCCCGCTCGACCCGCAGGACGGCGACCTCTCCCGGCTGTTCGGTGTCGACGACCAGCGGACCGAACCGGTCGACAACGTCGTCCGGCACATGATCCGACGCCCGAAAGGCGACTTCGACGACCTGGTCAGAACTGTCGAGGGCGTCGACATCGTTCCCGAACACAACATGCTCTCCGACCTCGCGGAGTACCTCCAGCGCGAGAAGGACCAGGCCGAGGCGATGGGCGAGGCGTTCGGCATGCACGCTCAGCTGCTCCGGGTCCTGCGCGAGGCCGGTGTCCCAGAGAAGTACGACGTCCTCATCTGCGACCCCCCGGCGACTGAAGGGCCACACCTCTACAACGCCATCCACGCCACGCGGTCGCTCGTCATCCCCGTGGAGCCGAGCGCGAAGGGGCGCGCGGCCGTCGAAGGACTCGAATCCCTCGTAGCGGGACTCGAGGAACAGCTCGAGGTCGACGTCGGTGTACTCGGTGCCGTTCCCATCGGTTTCAAGAACACGCGCGACCAGCGGACCATCCTCGACGAGATCCAGTACCCGATTCCGGAGATAATCGGGGAGCGAGCCTCCCTGATGGAGGGCTGCTGGATGCAGCAGTGCTCGGCGTACCGGTACGTCCGTGAGTACCGCGACAGGCACCGGGACTACGAGGTGGAGACGCTGGCGCAGTTCGACCGCATCGCCCGACACCTCGAGGGGGAGGTCGGGATCGAGGCACCGAACCCACCAGAGCCGGGTGACCTCGAACACGAGGTGCTCGCGCCATGA
- a CDS encoding metal ABC transporter substrate-binding protein, translating to MNDTNVSSSSRLSRRRALALGGGALLSGIAGCLGETNASAGDDGPTAVASFFSFYDFARKIADGTAIQIENLVPVGMHGHGWQPNAQVTRDIIEADAFIHVGAGFQPWADRAIQTLEDDNVDTQLINAREGVELVDLAASLDREEEGVGDEQGKDPHFWLDPHRARTSVDNITEGLVELAPDEEDALRENARAYKGERLAQIDADYQAIFEAADRQVVQLAAHNAFQYIGVRYGVEMRPLVTNLAASGDVAPEDMRRAQETIREHDINYIANGVFEARRPAVQLMEETDVEAYFPVTPYAGVKEEWVAENWGYEEIAYNINMPTFEVVLGNESPEEVGPDGWAAEWRNFQ from the coding sequence ATGAACGATACGAACGTGAGTTCCTCCTCTCGTCTCTCTCGCCGACGGGCACTCGCCCTCGGCGGCGGAGCACTGCTGAGCGGCATCGCTGGGTGTCTCGGTGAAACGAACGCCAGTGCCGGCGACGATGGGCCGACGGCCGTTGCCTCCTTCTTCAGCTTCTACGACTTCGCCCGGAAAATCGCGGACGGGACGGCCATCCAGATCGAGAACCTCGTTCCGGTCGGGATGCACGGCCACGGCTGGCAGCCGAACGCACAGGTGACGCGGGACATCATCGAGGCCGACGCGTTCATCCACGTCGGGGCGGGGTTCCAGCCGTGGGCCGACCGTGCCATCCAGACGCTCGAGGACGACAACGTCGACACGCAGCTCATCAACGCCCGCGAGGGCGTGGAGCTGGTCGACCTCGCTGCGAGCCTCGACCGCGAGGAGGAGGGCGTGGGCGACGAACAGGGCAAGGACCCCCACTTCTGGCTCGACCCCCACCGCGCCCGGACGTCGGTGGACAACATCACCGAGGGCCTCGTCGAGCTCGCGCCCGACGAGGAGGACGCGCTGCGAGAGAACGCCCGGGCATACAAGGGCGAGCGGCTCGCCCAGATCGACGCTGACTACCAGGCCATCTTCGAGGCAGCCGACCGGCAGGTCGTCCAGCTGGCGGCACACAACGCCTTCCAGTACATCGGTGTCCGGTACGGCGTCGAGATGCGACCGCTGGTGACGAACCTGGCTGCGAGCGGCGACGTTGCCCCCGAGGACATGCGGCGGGCACAGGAGACCATCCGAGAGCACGACATCAACTACATCGCCAACGGCGTGTTCGAGGCCCGTCGCCCGGCGGTCCAGCTGATGGAGGAGACCGACGTGGAGGCGTACTTCCCGGTGACGCCGTACGCAGGTGTCAAGGAGGAGTGGGTCGCGGAGAACTGGGGCTACGAGGAGATCGCCTACAACATCAACATGCCCACCTTCGAGGTCGTCCTCGGGAACGAGTCCCCCGAGGAGGTCGGCCCAGACGGCTGGGC